One genomic region from Salvia hispanica cultivar TCC Black 2014 chromosome 2, UniMelb_Shisp_WGS_1.0, whole genome shotgun sequence encodes:
- the LOC125205477 gene encoding peptidyl-prolyl cis-trans isomerase PASTICCINO1: protein MAVVEESDQQLKQQKKKPASEDDKRKKKMPPGSLMKALIRPGAGEKTPIEGDQIIYHCTIRTLDGVVVESTRSEYGGKGIPKRQVLGKSKIILGLLEGFPTMLKGEVAMFKVKPELHYGEEDCPVSVPDGFPKDDELHFEIELIEFSKVKVITEDLGVLKKVEEDGQGWEQPREPYEVKAWISGKSGDGKVIYSHTHGEPFLFTYGKSEIPKGLELGIGTMTRGEKAVIYVIKEYLTQCPLMPSIEGISEVHFEVELLHFVQVRDVLGDGRLIKRRLRDGRGEFPMDCPLHDSLLRVHYKGMLLNEENTVFYDTRVDNTDQPFEFRSGEGLVPEGFEMCTRLMLPGEIASVTCPPDYAYDKFPRPANVPEGAYVKWEIELLDYEKQKDWTGFNFREIMDDVEKIKGTGNRLFKEGKYELAKAKYEHVLREFNHVNPQDDEEGKEFSNTRDLLHLNMAACLLKIGEYRKSVESCNKVLDANPAHVKALYRRGMAYMAVGNFEEARADFSKMMSVDKSSEATANAALLKLKKEEQEIHKRARQQFKGLFDKKPGEISEAGGKDLQEEAPLDADNRDAINDGKEHLLEATAPLPTSIWSRLWPSTRNLFTTLGLDRCAIL from the exons ATGGCCGTGGTTGAGGAATCGGATCAACAACTCAAACAGCAAAAGAAAAAGCCAGCTTCTGAAGATGACAAAAG gaaaaagaaaatgccTCCTGGTAGCTTGATGAAGGCTTTGATAAGGCCTGGAGCTGGTGAAAAGACACCAATAGAGGGTGATCAG ATTATATATCACTGTACAATACGGACATTAGATGGCGTTGTTGTGGAGTCGACTCGATCAGAATATGGAG GCAAAGGTATTCCAAAACGACAGGTATTGGGAAAAAGCAAGATCATATTGGGATTGCTAGAAGGATTTCCTACAATGTTGAAAGGTGAAGTTGCAATG TTCAAGGTAAAACCTGAGCTGCATTATGGTGAGGAGGATTGCCCTGTTTCTGTTCCCGATGGCTTTCCCAAGGATGATGAACTTCATTTTGAGATAGAGTTGATTGAATTCTCGAAAGTCAAG GTTATTACTGAAGATTTAGGTGTCTTAAAGAAG GTCGAGGAAGATGGACAAGGTTGGGAACAACCAAGAGAACCCTATGAAGTTAAAGCTTG GATATCAGGGAAGTCTGGAGATGGAAAGGTGATATATTCTCATACACATGGGGAACCGTTTCTGTTCACCTATGGTAAATCTGAA ATACCAAAAGGTCTTGAGTTGGGAATTGGAACAATGACACGAGGAGAAAAAGCAGTTATTTATGTCATTAAGGAATACTTAACTCAATGCCCTCTGATGCCCTCCATTGAAGGTATTTCTGAAGTCCACTTTGAAGTAGAGTTGCTGCATTTTGTTCAG GTCCGTGATGTCCTTGGGGATGGGCGCTTGATAAAACGCCGTTTGCGAGATGGGAGAG GTGAATTTCCTATGGATTGCCCTCTTCATGATAGCCTGTTACGTGTCCACTACAAGGGGATGCTTCTCAATGAGGAAAACACTGTTTTCTATGATACAAGAGTTGATAACACTGATCAGCCTTTTGAGTTCAGATCAGGGGAAGGCCTT GTGCCAGAAGGGTTTGAAATGTGCACAAGATTGATGTTACCTGGAGAGATAGCTTCGGTCACATGCCCCCCAGACTATGCTTACGATAAGTTTCCAAG GCCAGCCAACGTTCCTGAAGGTGCTTATGTAAAATGGGAGATTGAGCTTCTTGATTACGAGAAGCAAAAG GACTGGACAGGTTTCAACTTTAGAGAAATAATGGATGATGTTGAGAAGATCAAAGGCACG GGTAACAGGCTATTCAAAGAAGGCAAATATGAACTTGCCAAAGCAAAATATGAACAT GTGCTTCGGGAATTTAATCATGTTAATCCTCAAGATGATGAGGAGGGAAAAGAATTTTCAAACACAAGA GATTTGCTGCACCTGAACATGGCTGCGTGCTTGCTGAAAATTGGCGAATATAGGAAATCAGTTGAAAGTTGCAATAAG GTATTGGATGCCAACCCAGCTCATGTCAAAGCTCTGTATCGCCGTGGAATGGCATACATGGCTGTTGGTAACTTCGAAGAAGCTAGAGCAGATTTCAGTAAG ATGATGAGCGTCGACAAATCATCAGAAGCAACCGCAAATGCAGCTCTTCTCAAACTGAAAAAGGAGGAGCAG GAAATTCACAAACGAGCTCGTCAACAGTTTAAGGGATTGTTTGACAAGAAACCAGGGGAGATTTCTGAGGCTGGTGGAAAGGATCTGCAAGAAGAGGCTCCCCTCGATGCGGATAACCGCGATGCTATAAATGACGGTAAAGAGCATCTTCTCGAGGCCACCGCTCCTCTACCTACAAGCATATGGTCCAGATTATGGCCTAGTACCAGGAACCTTTTTACAACTCTTGGATTAGATAGATGTGccattttgtga
- the LOC125206178 gene encoding copper transporter 3-like, with the protein MEAFSFSSFWNWYLMRLLPGWPHYQSPYDYGFSLLLVFLLTFTAEFCSNYPVSRRSDPRVAALGGAALRALQMFMTYLAIIAIMATDFVFFAAAVAGHAAGNLVAGLYQYHIEEVESVLYDCSCGNYYTM; encoded by the coding sequence atggAGGCCTTCTCATTTAGCAGCTTTTGGAATTGGTATCTCATGAGGCTCTTGCCGGGGTGGCCCCACTACCAATCTCCTTACGACTATggtttctctctcttgttaGTGTTTCTGCTTACCTTCACTGCTGAGTTCTGCTCCAACTATCCCGTCAGCCGACGAAGCGATCCGAGGGTCGCTGCACTGGGTGGTGCCGCCTTGAGGGCGCTTCAGATGTTCATGACTTACTTGGCCATCATAGCCATAATGGCCACCGATTTCGTCTTCTTTGCAGCAGCGGTGGCCGGACATGCCGCCGGAAATCTTGTTGCTGGTCTGTATCAGTATCATATCGAAGAGGTCGAGTCTGTGTTGTATGACTGTAGCTGTGGAAATTATTACACTATGTGA
- the LOC125206179 gene encoding uncharacterized protein LOC125206179, with translation MSICIILEPSQNLLSRKWGKIKPTKRCKDLGLARAPPRRMRSKIAWFLCRDLLIQTSCSRHFAELWSYGIRCRRVTKEHVWCGIMLGCKSCADPQGFRYVKISVRSSSTNSFTWEEMK, from the exons ATGTCGATATGCATAATTCTGGAGCCAAGCCAG AATTTACTATCACGAAAATGGGGAAAAATCAAGCCTACAAAGCGATGCAAAGATCTCGGTTTGGCTCGAGCTCCGCCGCGCCGGATGAGGTCGAAGATAGCATG GTTTCTCTGCCGGGACTTACTAATACAGACATCTTGTTCCAG GCACTTTGCAGAACTTTGGAGTTATGGGATCAGATGCAGAAGGGTTACAAAAGAACATGTTTG GTGTGGGATCATGTTAGGATGCAAGAGCTGTGCTGATCCACAAGGATTTCGCTATGTGAAG ATTTCAGTAAGATCTTCAAGTACTAATTCATTCACTTGGGAGGAGATGAAGTGA